A genome region from Arthrobacter sp. V1I9 includes the following:
- the nrdH gene encoding glutaredoxin-like protein NrdH, with protein sequence MTVTVYTKPACVQCNATYRALDKKGITYQSVDISQDAEALERLKALGYMQAPVVVTDQDHWSGFRPDKIEELALSAVSSVA encoded by the coding sequence ATGACCGTAACGGTTTACACAAAGCCTGCTTGTGTTCAGTGCAACGCCACCTACCGGGCGCTCGACAAAAAGGGCATCACGTACCAGAGCGTTGACATCTCCCAGGACGCCGAGGCACTCGAGCGCCTGAAGGCACTGGGCTACATGCAGGCACCCGTTGTGGTCACGGACCAGGACCACTGGTCAGGCTTCCGCCCGGACAAGATCGAGGAACTGGCGCTCTCCGCTGTTTCCTCCGTGGCCTAG
- the nrdI gene encoding class Ib ribonucleoside-diphosphate reductase assembly flavoprotein NrdI, with protein MDGSSPAPAVVTSSRLIYFSSASENTTRFVSKLGREVARIPLLAKDAPLLATRPFVLVVPTYGGTGGEGSVPKQVIRFLNIPQNRQLLRGVIGAGNTNFGDNYCMAGDIIAAKCGVPHLYRFELMGTPEDVTRVNNGLDTFWTRLSQTQK; from the coding sequence GTGGACGGTTCCTCGCCGGCGCCAGCGGTTGTTACCAGCAGCCGGCTCATCTACTTTTCCTCGGCATCCGAGAACACCACCCGCTTTGTCTCCAAGCTCGGCCGCGAGGTGGCCCGGATTCCGCTGCTCGCCAAGGATGCACCCCTCCTCGCCACCCGGCCGTTCGTGCTGGTGGTGCCCACGTACGGCGGCACCGGGGGAGAGGGTTCTGTCCCCAAGCAGGTCATCCGGTTCCTGAACATTCCACAGAACAGGCAGCTCCTGCGCGGAGTGATCGGTGCCGGCAACACCAACTTCGGGGACAACTACTGCATGGCGGGGGACATCATCGCCGCCAAGTGCGGAGTACCGCACCTCTACCGCTTCGAATTAATGGGCACGCCAGAAGACGTGACCCGCGTAAACAATGGATTGGACACGTTTTGGACACGACTGTCGCAGACACAGAAGTAA